Below is a window of Pseudomonas sp. B21-040 DNA.
CGAGAACTTCGGCATCCTGGGCTATGACCGCGACACCACCCCGAAGCTGAGTAAAGAAGCCGGCCTGATCGCATTTACCGATGTGCATTCCTGCGGCACGGAAACCGCCGTGTCCGTGCCGTGCATGTTCTCCAACATGGGCCGCAAGGACTACAACGCCAGCAAGGCGAAGAATGAAGAAGGCCTGCTGGATGTACTCAAACGTGCCGGCCTGGAAGTGATCTGGCGTGATAACCAGTCGGGCTGCAAAGGCACTTGCGATCGGGTCACCCTCGACGACGTGAGCAACTTGAAAGACCCGGTACTGTGCGCCAACAGCGAATGCCGCGATGAAATCCTGCTGCAAGGTTTGCAACATTTTATCGACACACTCGATAAAGACACCGTGCTGGTCTTGCATCAAATGGGTAGCCATGGCCCTGAGTACTTCAAGCGTTACCCGAAGGAGTTCGAGCGCTTCACCCCGGTTTGCGAAAGCAACGCACTGAACAATTGCAGTCGCGAAAGTATCGTCAATGGTTACGACAACACGCTGGTGTATACCGACCACGTACTGTCGAGCCTGATCGATCTGTTGCGCAAGAACCAGGAGAAAGTCGACACCGCGATGCTGTACCTGTCCGACCACGGCGAGTCGTTGGGTGAATACAACCTGTTCTTGCACGGCACGCCTTACATGCTGGCGCCAGAACAACAGAAGCACGTGGCCATGCTGGCGTGGTTTTCCGACAGCTTTCAGAAATCGTTCTCGGTGGACACCCAATGCCTGCAGCTGACTCGCGACAAACCGTTGAGCCAGGACAACCTGTTCCATTCGATGCTGGGGCTGCTGGAAGTCAGTAGCAAGGTCTACAACCCGGACCTGGATATGTTCGCCGGGTGTCGTGGTGCAGCTGGCGACGGTGTGCTGGCCAAGAAATGAAGGCTTCAAGCTTTTTACGCACCGGCCGCTAACAGGCAGCCGGTAGAGTCACTACCAAGAGTCATTGCACATGTCTGCGCAACCCACATCCGCCATCGAGCTTGAGTTCGCCCGGCGCTACGATCAGGAACACGCCCGCGTCTGCCAGCAGCCGCAACCGCGTAGCCTGACGGGGCGTCTGGCGTTCTGGCGCGAGGAAAACCTGGTGCGCAATGCGCTCAAGGTTGCGGGCGAGCCGGGGTTGATCCTTGACGTGGCGTGCGGCGCCGGGCGTTTCTGGCCGGTGCTGGCGGAGCATGCGAACCGCGTGATCCTCGCGTCGGACCCGTCTCAGGACATGCTCAACCATGCGCAGACTCATCATCCGCAGAGCTTGCTCAAGCGGATCAAGACCTTCCAGAGTTCAGCCTTCACCCTTGGACTGTCGGCGAATGCAGTGGACTGCATTTTTTGCATGCACCTGTTTCAGCACATCACCTGCGCCGAACATCGATTGGCGATGCTTGAGGAGTTCCATCGGGTCAGTCGCGATACGGTCATTGTTGCAGTGCGGGTGGACGGATTGTTCAAGCTGCGGCTACCCGAAATAGCGACCGCTAACGCTCCACAGCTGGTCAGCAAGGTCGAGATTGAAGCCGAATTCAAACAGGCGGGTTTTCGCGTGTTGCGTCATAAAGATTTCCTCCCGGGCTGCACGTGGATGCGGGTCTACGTACTGAGTAAGACCAGCTAGTCTCCACTTGTCAGACTTTTCTTGCCGTCGGGTAGGTCTTTTCGCTAAAGCTCTTGTTCAGTGGATGCGCGGAAATCGCCGGGGGCGATATATACTGCGCGCCATTCTTCAAGGGAGAGCCGTGTGGCCATCGATATTCACTGGATTCGCGACAACGATAGCCTCGGTCAGTTTTGCGCCGAGTGGCAGCAGTTGCCATTCGTTGCCCTCGACACCGAATTCATGCGGGTTGACACCTTTTACCCGATCGCAGGCCTGCTGCAGATCGGCGATGGCGTACGCGCTTACCTGATAGACCCGCTGACCATCGACAATTGGCAGCCCTTGGCCGCGTTGCTGGAAAACCCGGCCGTGGTCAAAGTCGTCCATGCCTGCAGCGAAGACCTCGAAGTGCTGTTGCGCCTGACCGGCAGCCTGCCAGCGCCGTTGTTCGATACGCAACTGGCGGCGGCCTACCTGAACCTGGGCTTTTCCATGGGGTATTCGCGGTTGGTGCAAGAGGTGCTCGGCATCGACCTGCCCAAGGGCGAGACCCGTTCCGACTGGCTGCAACGTCCGCTTTCCGACACCCAAATCAGCTACGCCGCCGAAGATGCTTTGCATTTGGCGGAAGTTTTCGTACAGCTTCGTCCGAAGCTTTCTGACGACAAGTATGCCTGGGTCCTGGAAGACGGCGCCGAGCTGGTGGCCAACCTGCGCCGCGAGGTCGACCCTTACGAGGTCTACCGCGACGCCAAACTGGCCTGGAAGCTGTCTCGCGCCCAACTCGCCGTGTTGCGTGAACTGTGCGCCTGGCGCGAGCGCGAAGCCCGCGCCCGGGATCTGCCGCGCAATCGTATCGTTCGTGAGCATTCGTTGTGGCCGCTGGCGCGGACTCAGCCGGACAACCTCGGCGCGCTGGCGAAAATCGAAGACATGCACCCGCGTACCGTGCGTCAGGATGGCGAGTTTCTGCTTGATCTGATCAAGCGTTCCGGCAGTGTGTCGCCTGATCAATGGCCGCCAACCGTGCCGGAGCCGTTGCCGGTGGATGCCGCCGCACTGGTCAAACAATTGCGCGCTATCGGCCAGGCCGAAGCCGAACGCTTGAACATCGCGCCGGAATTGATGCTGCGCAAGAAAACCCTGGAAGCGCTGCTCAAGAGCGGCTTCCCCAATGGTCCTTACCAATTGCCTGATTCGTTGCGTGGCTGGCGCCGCGAATTGATGGGCCAGGCGCTGCTCGACAGCCTGGCCACCGCCGGAGAACAGCCTTGAAACGTATTTGCTCGATCTACCGCAGCTCGAAAAGAAGTGAAATGTACCTCTATGTGCTCAAAAGCGATGCACTGGAGCGCGTCCCGGACTCATTGATGGCGGCCTTCGGCAAAGCCATCCATGCGTTCGACCTGGTGCTGACCCCCGAGCGCAAGTTGTCGCGCGAAGACATCGCCGTGGTTCTGGAAAATCTCGACACGCAGGGTTATCACCTGCAAATGCCGCCCGCCGAGGACGAGTACATCGAGCACTTGCCGGAAGAATTGCTGCGACGCAACGACCCGATGTGAGGGGCTGACAGGTTCTGTTCAGGACCTTCATGAAACACTGGAACAATTTTTGATGATGGCTATAGCGAGGGCGCGACCTGCCTTCGGTGGCCGTCTGCACTGTTTTTGAAAGGTTTAACCATGCGCGTTCTGATTGCTGAACACGATCACCCTGTGTACGCCCAATTGTTGCGTCAGGCAGCGCCAGAGCTGGAAGTGCTGACCAGTGGCGACTCCGCCGAGCTGGCCCGTCAGGCGGCGGACTGCCCGGTGTGGCTGGGCCAGCCGGATTTACTCGCGACACTCCTGCGTCAGGGCCACCAGCCACAGTGGCTGCAATCGACCTGGGCGGGCATCACGCCGCTGCTGGCCGACGGCTTGCCCCGGCACTATCGACTGACTCGCGCGGTAGGCATTTTCGGTCAGGTCATGGCCGAGTATGTGCTGACTTATATGCTTGGCCACGAGCGTGAAGTACTGGCGCGGCTGATTAGCCAGGTCGAGCGCAAATGGGACAGCCGCCACGGCCAAAGCCTGGCCGGACGCAAGGTGTTGATCGTCGGTACCGGTGACATCGGTCAGACCGTGGCGCAGTTCCTCGTGCCGTTTGGGGTCAAGTTGTACGGCATCGCCAGCGAATCTCGCGAGCTGGCGCCGTTTGTTGAAGTGGGTTCGCTGGCCGATTTGCCGCGACTGGTCGGTGAAGTGGATTACGTGGTCAATCTGCTGCCCAACACCCCCACGACCCATGACTTGTACGACGCGGCGCTGTTCAAGCAGTTCAAGCCGACGGGGTTGTTCATCAACGTCGGGCGCGGTGTGGCCGTGGTCGATGCTGACTTGGTAGAAGCCTTGAAAGAAGGGCATCTGGCGGGCGCGGTGATTGATGTCTGCCGTCAGGAACCGCTGCCGCAGCGCCATCCATTCTGGACCGCCTGGGGCTTGCTGCTGACCGGCCACAGCTCGGCGCCGACGTCGCCATCGATGATGGTGGACCTGTTTGTCGAGAACCTGCGGGCGTATCAGGCCGGTGAGGCATTGCGCGGGGAAGTGGATTTCGAACGCGGGTATTAAACACATGCCAAAACACTGTAGGAGCCGAGCTTGGTCCGGGCGGCTCCTACAGTAGATCTTCAGTGGGGCTTAGAGGGTGAAGTCGCCCTCAGCCGCCAGTTCGTTCAACGGGCGGCGCGGGCTCGGCTCTTCACGCGCTTGCAGGTAATCGGCCAGCGATGCCTTGTCGCCCAGCTTGCCGACGGCGACCGCCGCATGCAGTGCATAACCTTCAGGAATATTCAGCTCCTTGCGGGTCAATTCCTGATCGAAACCGGCCATGCCGTGGGTGTGCCAGCCGCTGATGCTCGCTTGCAGCGCCAGATGGCCCCAAGCTGAACCGGTGTCGAAGGTGTGCCACAGGGCCGGGGTTTCTTCGGTGGCGCCCGGCACGGCGAAGGTGGTTTTCGAGATCACGATCACCAGAGCCGAGGCATGTTGGGCCCAGCTGCGGTTGAATTCGTTCAGCAGCCCCAGGTAACGCTGCCAGTTTGGCGTATCGCGACGCGCGTAAAGAAAGCGCCAAGGCTGCGAGTTGTAGGCCGACGGCGCCCAACGTGCTGCTTCGAAGAAGCTCAGCAGTGTCTCTTCTGGAATCGCTTCACCGGTGAAGGCGCGGGGCGACCAGCGATCAGTGAACTGAGGGTGGATGGCATAGTCGGCAACGCGTGGATTAGCACTCATCAAGAGATTCCTTGCTACGTTTGAAAGTGAGGGGGCGAGGCGAAACCCTACTGGCCGGCGCAAAAACTGACAAGCCCGTTTCTACCGGCAGTCGCCAATGCTTGGCCCACAGGGGCCTTGGCACTAGACTGGCGGCCT
It encodes the following:
- a CDS encoding D-2-hydroxyacid dehydrogenase, which gives rise to MRVLIAEHDHPVYAQLLRQAAPELEVLTSGDSAELARQAADCPVWLGQPDLLATLLRQGHQPQWLQSTWAGITPLLADGLPRHYRLTRAVGIFGQVMAEYVLTYMLGHEREVLARLISQVERKWDSRHGQSLAGRKVLIVGTGDIGQTVAQFLVPFGVKLYGIASESRELAPFVEVGSLADLPRLVGEVDYVVNLLPNTPTTHDLYDAALFKQFKPTGLFINVGRGVAVVDADLVEALKEGHLAGAVIDVCRQEPLPQRHPFWTAWGLLLTGHSSAPTSPSMMVDLFVENLRAYQAGEALRGEVDFERGY
- the rnd gene encoding ribonuclease D, with product MAIDIHWIRDNDSLGQFCAEWQQLPFVALDTEFMRVDTFYPIAGLLQIGDGVRAYLIDPLTIDNWQPLAALLENPAVVKVVHACSEDLEVLLRLTGSLPAPLFDTQLAAAYLNLGFSMGYSRLVQEVLGIDLPKGETRSDWLQRPLSDTQISYAAEDALHLAEVFVQLRPKLSDDKYAWVLEDGAELVANLRREVDPYEVYRDAKLAWKLSRAQLAVLRELCAWREREARARDLPRNRIVREHSLWPLARTQPDNLGALAKIEDMHPRTVRQDGEFLLDLIKRSGSVSPDQWPPTVPEPLPVDAAALVKQLRAIGQAEAERLNIAPELMLRKKTLEALLKSGFPNGPYQLPDSLRGWRRELMGQALLDSLATAGEQP
- a CDS encoding class I SAM-dependent methyltransferase, whose product is MSAQPTSAIELEFARRYDQEHARVCQQPQPRSLTGRLAFWREENLVRNALKVAGEPGLILDVACGAGRFWPVLAEHANRVILASDPSQDMLNHAQTHHPQSLLKRIKTFQSSAFTLGLSANAVDCIFCMHLFQHITCAEHRLAMLEEFHRVSRDTVIVAVRVDGLFKLRLPEIATANAPQLVSKVEIEAEFKQAGFRVLRHKDFLPGCTWMRVYVLSKTS
- a CDS encoding nitroreductase family protein; this encodes MSANPRVADYAIHPQFTDRWSPRAFTGEAIPEETLLSFFEAARWAPSAYNSQPWRFLYARRDTPNWQRYLGLLNEFNRSWAQHASALVIVISKTTFAVPGATEETPALWHTFDTGSAWGHLALQASISGWHTHGMAGFDQELTRKELNIPEGYALHAAVAVGKLGDKASLADYLQAREEPSPRRPLNELAAEGDFTL
- a CDS encoding phosphoethanolamine transferase, which produces MLKIKAVRPEWVTLIASAFLLAAFNFVLWQHLFEITTSDGKGIVMRVAFGAMILAAFNIVLTLLAFKRVLKPVLMLIFMISAGVAYFMSQYGVLIDTGMLRNFAQTNATEVRDLLSLKLLAYILFLGVLPSWLLWKTPVNYRRWHHELLSKVLVSVVSATVIGGVALINYQGLSSLFRNHHELRLMVVPSNYIGASAGYLREQVASAHQPFVKIGEDAQKNPTWQGRDRKSLTVLVVGESARAENFGILGYDRDTTPKLSKEAGLIAFTDVHSCGTETAVSVPCMFSNMGRKDYNASKAKNEEGLLDVLKRAGLEVIWRDNQSGCKGTCDRVTLDDVSNLKDPVLCANSECRDEILLQGLQHFIDTLDKDTVLVLHQMGSHGPEYFKRYPKEFERFTPVCESNALNNCSRESIVNGYDNTLVYTDHVLSSLIDLLRKNQEKVDTAMLYLSDHGESLGEYNLFLHGTPYMLAPEQQKHVAMLAWFSDSFQKSFSVDTQCLQLTRDKPLSQDNLFHSMLGLLEVSSKVYNPDLDMFAGCRGAAGDGVLAKK
- a CDS encoding YcgL domain-containing protein, whose amino-acid sequence is MKRICSIYRSSKRSEMYLYVLKSDALERVPDSLMAAFGKAIHAFDLVLTPERKLSREDIAVVLENLDTQGYHLQMPPAEDEYIEHLPEELLRRNDPM